From Phycisphaerae bacterium, a single genomic window includes:
- the galE gene encoding UDP-glucose 4-epimerase GalE translates to MRVFVTGGAGYVGSHCVKHLVAHGHEVVVYDNLVYGHRAAVPGNVRFVKGDLGDAPTLRAALTAGPFDAVMHFAAFAYVGESVTEPLKYYRNNVANTLGLLEAMHVVGVRRLVFSSTCATYGVPDRVPITEFTAQNPINPYGRSKLMVEWMLQDSARAWGLGACALRYFNASGAAADGSIGEDHKPETHLIPIVLQVALGQRPHVGVFGTDYDTPDGTCVRDYIHVDDLASAHRLAIEAIRPGEARFYNVGTGKGNSVKEVIDAAARVTSRTIPSDPNPRRPGDPPVLVADGDKIRRELGWQPAYTDIEQIIASAWRWHEAHPNGYEA, encoded by the coding sequence ATGCGAGTCTTCGTGACAGGCGGCGCGGGGTACGTCGGCAGCCATTGCGTGAAGCACCTCGTCGCCCACGGGCATGAGGTCGTGGTGTACGACAACCTCGTCTACGGACATCGCGCCGCCGTCCCCGGCAACGTCAGGTTCGTCAAGGGTGACTTGGGGGACGCTCCAACGTTGCGCGCGGCACTCACCGCCGGTCCCTTTGACGCGGTGATGCACTTCGCGGCATTTGCCTACGTCGGCGAATCGGTGACCGAGCCGCTCAAGTACTACCGGAACAACGTGGCCAATACCCTGGGTCTGCTCGAGGCCATGCACGTCGTGGGTGTCAGGCGGCTCGTCTTCAGCTCAACATGCGCAACCTACGGCGTCCCCGATCGCGTTCCCATCACCGAGTTCACCGCCCAGAATCCGATCAATCCGTACGGCCGGTCCAAGCTCATGGTCGAGTGGATGCTCCAGGACTCGGCCCGGGCGTGGGGTCTGGGAGCATGCGCCCTGCGATACTTCAACGCCTCCGGGGCGGCGGCGGATGGCTCGATCGGCGAAGACCACAAGCCGGAAACCCACCTCATCCCGATCGTGCTCCAGGTGGCTCTGGGGCAGCGCCCCCACGTCGGCGTATTCGGTACGGACTACGATACGCCTGACGGTACATGCGTTCGGGACTACATACACGTGGATGACTTGGCCAGCGCCCATCGCTTGGCAATCGAGGCAATCAGACCCGGGGAGGCGCGGTTCTACAACGTGGGCACGGGCAAGGGGAATAGCGTCAAGGAGGTCATTGACGCCGCGGCCCGAGTCACCAGCCGCACCATCCCCTCCGATCCCAACCCGCGTCGGCCGGGTGATCCGCCCGTACTGGTGGCGGACGGCGACAAGATCCGTCGGGAACTCGGCTGGCAGCCAGCCTACACCGACATCGAACAGATAATCGCGTCCGCCTGGCGTTGGCATGAGGCCCACCCGAACGGTTATGAGGCTTGA
- the lnt gene encoding apolipoprotein N-acyltransferase, with protein sequence MKRRRVEKPEKTGRRSDAPSPELPSRPTDRPDDILRRWPVLVLAATTWLLTLPLFEPQSWWPLGFVAFVPWVVATCAARQTRWMCFVAYLLGTAYFLMHLRWLGVTTAAGHVAASLYLAIYFVPAAWAVHHMYRRRHINVVLAFAVAWTALELIRSRGPLAFPWFLLGHSQIRLLPMIQVADLAGVGGVTFVLAAVNGLIASVVLRSLPEWKTGRFRLRRPGWPSMLGVAGLVLATLVYGRTQLSRGVVTEGPRVGVVQGDFLLDTTSGYDPRKEASKAAAYFDMVDQAASSSPDMIVLPETPWAMILNDEARQIYASAKAYHKEFVRLAQERRAYITVGAMSVIPKTQGSYPEELRHNSAFVYSPSDPEPKRYDKIHLVPFGEFVPFRYTRRLFWLYRFLNDGSFNPWGRGGNEYSLTPGRDFATFPLPSPLTPGRDARFGITICYEDVIPHVFRGFVTDPTGNKKADFMLNISNDGWFGRGEQQPQHLVNCAFRAVENRVAVARSVNTGVSGFINSDGSWHNLVSDPGGRPRAGGTGFRVARIPLDPRVSFYSRYGDVFSWSCAIVTLGALVDSMVLWMMGRRASRAILDNSEKQRNP encoded by the coding sequence GTGAAACGGCGGAGAGTTGAGAAGCCGGAAAAAACCGGTCGGCGGAGTGACGCCCCCTCACCGGAGCTTCCCAGCCGGCCAACCGACCGACCCGATGACATCCTGCGCCGATGGCCGGTCCTCGTGCTGGCCGCTACCACCTGGCTGCTCACGCTGCCGCTGTTCGAGCCGCAATCATGGTGGCCACTCGGCTTCGTCGCATTCGTTCCCTGGGTCGTGGCCACCTGCGCAGCTCGTCAAACACGCTGGATGTGCTTCGTGGCCTATCTGCTGGGTACGGCCTACTTCCTCATGCATCTGCGCTGGCTGGGCGTGACCACCGCGGCCGGCCATGTCGCCGCCTCGCTCTACCTGGCCATCTACTTCGTTCCCGCGGCTTGGGCGGTACACCACATGTATCGCCGGCGGCACATCAACGTCGTACTCGCCTTCGCCGTGGCCTGGACCGCCCTGGAGTTGATCCGCAGCCGCGGGCCGCTCGCCTTCCCCTGGTTTCTCCTCGGTCACAGCCAGATCCGCTTGCTGCCCATGATCCAGGTGGCCGACCTGGCCGGGGTCGGCGGCGTCACCTTCGTGCTGGCCGCTGTCAACGGCTTGATCGCGTCCGTCGTCCTGAGATCCCTCCCCGAATGGAAAACGGGAAGGTTCAGGTTGCGGCGACCGGGATGGCCGTCGATGCTCGGCGTGGCCGGGCTGGTGCTGGCGACCCTCGTCTACGGCCGGACCCAGCTGAGTAGGGGCGTCGTGACCGAGGGGCCCCGGGTCGGCGTAGTTCAGGGTGACTTCCTGCTCGATACCACGTCCGGATACGATCCGCGAAAGGAGGCATCCAAGGCCGCCGCGTACTTCGACATGGTGGATCAGGCGGCTTCGTCATCACCGGACATGATCGTTCTGCCTGAGACGCCCTGGGCCATGATTCTGAATGACGAGGCCCGGCAGATCTACGCCTCAGCAAAGGCCTATCACAAAGAGTTCGTCAGACTGGCCCAGGAGCGGCGTGCTTACATCACCGTGGGGGCCATGTCGGTCATTCCCAAAACCCAGGGATCCTATCCCGAGGAGCTGCGACACAACTCGGCTTTCGTCTACTCGCCCAGCGATCCCGAACCCAAACGCTACGACAAGATCCACCTTGTGCCGTTCGGCGAGTTCGTGCCTTTTCGCTACACGCGGCGGCTGTTCTGGCTGTACCGGTTCTTGAACGACGGCTCCTTCAACCCGTGGGGGCGCGGCGGAAACGAGTACTCGCTCACCCCCGGCCGGGATTTCGCCACTTTCCCCCTGCCCAGCCCCCTGACCCCCGGCCGCGACGCTCGCTTCGGCATTACCATCTGTTATGAGGACGTGATCCCCCACGTCTTTCGCGGTTTTGTCACCGATCCGACCGGTAACAAAAAGGCCGATTTCATGCTCAATATCAGCAACGACGGTTGGTTCGGACGCGGGGAGCAGCAGCCTCAGCACCTCGTGAATTGCGCGTTCCGGGCGGTCGAGAATCGGGTCGCGGTTGCCCGGTCGGTCAATACCGGGGTGAGCGGTTTCATCAACTCCGACGGCTCCTGGCATAATCTGGTGTCCGATCCGGGTGGACGGCCCCGGGCGGGCGGTACCGGCTTCCGCGTCGCCCGAATCCCCCTCGACCCGCGGGTGTCGTTCTACAGCCGATACGGCGACGTATTCAGCTGGTCGTGCGCGATCGTCACCCTCGGCGCCCTTGTGGATTCGATGGTTCTGTGGATGATGGGTCGTCGTGCGTCCCGTGCGATCCTGGACAATTCGGAGAAACAGAGGAACCCATGA
- a CDS encoding HEAT repeat domain-containing protein, translating to MATVVSGGCAATSTPPPEPQLRELATQCLRNGARLANRPDVRSMATEAIARALKNEAPLVLREALKDEHPVVRFTACMGLGELNSVDAKDAIRPLLNDSSGSVKVAAYFALERMGDASHRLAWRDAVTSAEDPAVRRNAVTALGRLKDKKVCALLWKAAAGDSDEGVRIQAVESLAYLGDTQAISRLIHDAYGGLAFKQPFSLLALGHVKDDRVIPALRARLAGAQYLEARLAAARSLGMQGLADGYNLALQSLDWNQPRSDLPDDPPVNQIMRVRMMATLALGDIGKREALGPLTQVMKNPDDERIQVAAATSILMILNAEGARPWAGR from the coding sequence ATGGCTACGGTGGTCAGTGGGGGCTGTGCCGCCACCTCAACACCGCCGCCGGAACCCCAACTGCGTGAGTTGGCCACCCAGTGCCTGCGAAACGGGGCTCGCCTTGCGAATCGCCCCGATGTCCGTAGCATGGCCACGGAAGCCATTGCCAGAGCCCTCAAGAATGAAGCCCCGCTCGTGCTCCGCGAGGCACTGAAGGACGAGCACCCGGTCGTGAGATTCACGGCCTGCATGGGGCTCGGCGAGTTGAACAGCGTTGACGCGAAGGACGCCATCCGGCCGCTTCTCAACGATTCCAGCGGCAGTGTGAAGGTCGCGGCCTACTTCGCCCTCGAGCGGATGGGTGATGCCTCCCACCGCCTGGCCTGGCGCGACGCAGTCACAAGTGCGGAGGATCCGGCCGTCCGTCGTAACGCGGTCACCGCCCTGGGGCGGCTGAAAGACAAAAAGGTCTGCGCTCTGCTCTGGAAGGCGGCAGCGGGCGATTCAGACGAGGGCGTCCGTATTCAGGCGGTGGAATCGCTGGCCTACCTGGGCGACACCCAGGCAATCAGTCGGCTGATTCACGACGCATATGGCGGCCTGGCCTTCAAACAGCCCTTCTCGCTGCTGGCGCTGGGGCACGTGAAGGACGACCGCGTCATTCCGGCCTTGCGTGCCCGTTTGGCAGGCGCCCAGTACCTCGAGGCCAGATTGGCGGCCGCGCGGAGCCTGGGCATGCAGGGCCTGGCCGATGGATACAACCTCGCCCTGCAGTCGCTCGACTGGAATCAGCCGAGATCCGATCTGCCCGACGACCCACCGGTGAACCAGATCATGCGCGTGCGGATGATGGCCACACTTGCCCTCGGCGATATCGGCAAGCGGGAAGCGCTCGGACCGCTGACCCAGGTGATGAAAAACCCGGATGACGAGCGAATCCAGGTGGCCGCCGCCACCTCCATCCTGATGATCCTCAACGCCGAGGGGGCCAGGCCCTGGGCTGGCCGGTAG
- the mreD gene encoding rod shape-determining protein MreD encodes MRWLPFTILAVLALVLQTTVAQWVHIYSRDIWPNCMFILAVHYALWGPWPDAAIAAWILGFAVDLQTISSGGGVGLYAFSFGGSAWIIMRIRHAFVRDHALTQVLVTLTFTLLIELLVGAYRQRGAWSRDGAAAVWWPAMGRAVYTSALAPYLHWPLVKLGRWTGLKPQTR; translated from the coding sequence ATGCGATGGCTCCCGTTCACCATACTGGCGGTTCTTGCCCTTGTGCTTCAAACCACGGTGGCTCAGTGGGTCCATATCTACAGCCGAGACATCTGGCCGAACTGCATGTTCATCCTCGCGGTGCACTACGCCTTGTGGGGACCCTGGCCGGACGCCGCCATCGCCGCCTGGATTCTGGGCTTCGCCGTCGATCTGCAGACGATCAGCAGCGGAGGAGGCGTGGGCCTGTATGCCTTCTCGTTCGGCGGCAGCGCCTGGATTATCATGCGTATCCGTCATGCGTTCGTCCGCGATCATGCCCTGACTCAAGTGCTGGTCACCTTGACCTTCACCTTGCTCATCGAGCTGCTCGTGGGCGCGTACCGGCAAAGAGGAGCTTGGTCGCGGGACGGTGCCGCGGCCGTCTGGTGGCCGGCGATGGGCAGGGCCGTCTATACCTCCGCGTTGGCACCGTATCTGCACTGGCCGCTGGTCAAGCTCGGGCGCTGGACGGGGCTGAAGCCGCAGACAAGATGA